Part of the Mauremys reevesii isolate NIE-2019 linkage group 4, ASM1616193v1, whole genome shotgun sequence genome is shown below.
ACTATAGCTGAGTCAATGTAATGGCTTTAGCTTAGACATTCCCTGAATCGATGGGGGAGTTTCCCTCTTCCTATTAAAgctatttttctctccttttccagtcactcttctccctcccttcgtAAAGCTTTTTCCTCCTTTTGAAAGGTAAATAGGTTCAGAAAAATTGAAATGTCTCCTCTCAGGAtaattccttccttcccctcccatgaACAGCTCACTGTCATTTCAATTAAAGGCTGAAGTGCTCTGAAACTGACTTGTTTGCCCATGACTTGGTGGTAcctctttgtttttcctcccttcaCTTACAATGAGTTGAGAAGGAGGGAAGCAGTACCTGCTCAGAACCCTAAAATCAAACTTAGAGAATAATCCTTCCCTGTTTGCTAACCATACCAACGTTAATGCCTCTGGAGCTGCTTCCTTGGGTGGCAGAGGTTAAATTTGGCTTTGATGAGTTTGAGATTTGCTCCCTGGAGCATGTTTGCTCCCAGGACAACAGGTGTGCACAGCACATGCAATTCATGATGTTGCCATGTCTTTCCTTGTGGAAATGGAACACAGAGGGCCAGAGCATCATCTAATCTGGATCGCTGGCTCTCCCGTAATGGCTTTTTAATATGATACAAATCTGAGGTGACTGTATTCCACTTCATTTAATGGTCACTTCTCCAAATCTCTCCTTAAGTATTTCCCAGCATTGGAACACAAAGGTGTCTAGAAATGGGCAAATTTCTTCTGGACTAATAATTTATTGTCAAAAACAATACCGTTTGGATTGAcctgaaactattcacaaatgCATTATAAATACTCCTAATAGCTTTGTCTCAAAAcaatgtgtgtgtgcgggggaaggATTTAGGTTCCTGTCGCAACGCAGCCACCGTAGGAGGCGGTCGTGGTCCTTCCCTTTGTAATTTTTAGCCCAATAGTTGGGGTGTTCACCTGTgaggtgggagatccaggttcaattcccccttctcTCCAGTGCTGGGCAAAGCCAcatgtgacattgcactccatatgcttaatgaaaatatgcttatgaatatgacataactggaatatgctttatgctaagTGCCCCATGTAACATATTATTATAAAGATCATAATCTACCAAGTGTGTTCATCCCATTTGTTTACATggattatttctatgtctggagttaggagaataagatataaacatGTATCACTGATGTAGACATATTAAGTGGAGgtcattaagggtgcttcagaatcactgatctgtgaatggctctgtttacctgcaagccttccagTGTGTGCGTGGGCCAActcaggaagaatggagactggggtcttacagtgacatgtgaccttGTCACCagatactgaaatccatcttgAAGCTGCTACTTTTCCTGAGGGAGGTTTCCCACCTGAAGGATGTTCTATATAAAGTGGGGAAGGCAAATGATGAGTTGTCTTCAGCTCGCTTAAGAGacgacctccccaccccacagagatACCTGCAAGCACCTGGAAACAAAAGGACTGtaactgcaggggtgggggagaacaggCTGGACCCAGGGCAGAAAAAGGATCCGACATGAGAAGGATTTTGCCTGAAATAACAACTGGGGTGAGAAGTTAACATTTGTAAATGATTTCTGAGTTTATTAAACTTAGTGTTgcgagtggtttttttttttttttttggttgggtttttttttttccgtttgtgacttactttgtgtCTGTTACTACctaaaaccacttaaatcctactttttatacttaataaaataacttttatttatttataaactcAGTGTAAGTAATTGTTACCcgggaggcaaacagctgtgcatatctctcttgcAGTGATATAGAGCATGAACATTtatcattttaccctgtataagctttatagagagtaaaatggatttatttgggttttagatcccattgggagctgagtGTCTGCGTGATGGAGACAAGTTTCCTGCTGAGCTCATTTCAGTGTAGATCTGCAGCTTTCAGGCTGGGGCCCAGACCCTgcatctgtgttgcagcaggctagcatgtctggctcagcaaggcagggttctggaggcaaAGTCTGGCAgtgaaaatgggctcagaggtaatttcagcacatcaggtgacagtcccaatgAGGGTCTCTGTGGCCCAGCTCATAACACTATGCACTTATATTTCCTGCATTTGCAGAAAGCATCCCAGCCACTGAGTGATGTGCTCTTGGAATCTGAGTTGCTTTCAATCTCTCCTTTCCAAGTTGTTCTGTGGTGGATAGCTAATTAAATAACAATTGGAACAGACATGTGAATTTGAATATGTGGGTACCCCGAACTACCAGTCTATACAGTCATTCTCGCTTTCTGGACCCATGATTCTTCCTGTCTtttatccacagtgcaacagcttcaacagaagagactgaggccatatctacactattGGGTAAATCAGGGCTACTGGGATAGATGAAGTGGTGTTGATTGAGCAGGTCTGGGGAAGACATgctaagtcgatgggagagttctCACCTGTTGaagtctgtactccacctccctcagACACTATATTCCATGATGGATCATTCTCAGGGCTGGGCTACACTAACGCTGTCAGATGATGTATGTTACTTCCATTACGTAACTCTTCCAGTGACATAGCACAGTGTGGACACCGCTGTAAGTCAGACTAACTTAGTCAACTTGAAGTAGCGTAACTGAGATCAATTTACAGTAGTAATGTAGACCAGTCCTGAGAACGATGCAGGACACAACATAGCCCAATTACCAGGGCACTGTCTGGCAATGTGGGAGACCCACTTTCAAATTGCTTCCTGCATTTCCAGAAAGCATCCCAGCCCCTGAGCGATGTGCTATTCCATTCTGGGTTCCTCTCAATTTCTCCTTCCAAACTTGTtctactgtggataaataattcaataaccattggaacagagACGTGAAGTTGAGCATCTCACACTCTAGGTGGGTGCCCTTAGCCCCCAGCCTATAGAATCATTCTCTCTTTCTGCACCTCTGATGCTTCCCACTGATCTCATTTGGGGTCCGCAGACCTTGTTGGAATacaaacaaattaataaaaataacaatacaaTGATGAACAATACGACCACGGGCTGTGTGAAATTATATTGCAAAGGGCTGGGAATTGAATTCACCTGTTTCCACACCCCATCACTAAACCAGTACAGAGTTAAACAGATTCAGGAATTGGTTAGGAGTTTATTCATTGCTCTCCTCAGGGCGTCCTTCACCTccgtgttcctcaggctgtagatgagggggttcaaCATGGGGATCACCACCGTGTAAAACACTGTGGCCACTTTGCCTGTGTCCATTGAATAGCTGGAGGTGGGATGTATATACATGAAGAGGAGGGTGCCAAAATACAGGGCCACAGCAGTCAAGTGgaaagagcaggtggagaaggctttgcgcCGGCCCTCGGCAGAGCGGATctgcaggatggtggagatgatataGACATAGGAGAGGAGGACAGTTACAAGGCTGCTCACTATAATGCAGCATGAGAAAACAAACATCACAATCTCTTTGATGCGGGTGTCAGAACAGGATAGCGCCAGCAGCGGggggatgtcacagaagaaatgattgatgatgttggagctgcagaatgacagccgaaatattaaaaaagtgtttatCATTGAATCCACCAACCCCACAGCATACAACAAAGCCACCAGCTGTTTACAAAGCTGCCTGGACATGGTGACCGTATAGAGCAGCGGGTTACAGATGGCCACATAACGGTCATACGCCATCACAGCCAGCAAGAGGCACTCAACATCTCCAAAAACAATTGAGAAATACAGTTGCACTGTGCACTCAGTGTAAGAAATGCTTTTCCTCTCGGCTAAGAAATTAAGCAGCATCTTAGGGGAAATAATCAAGGAaaagcagaggtcacagaaagataaattactgaggaaaaagtacatgggggtgtggagtcgGTGGTCAATTGTGATTAATAAGATCATCCCACCATTCCCCAGCAGCGTGACTCCATAAATCAGTAGGAACACCCCAAAGAGGGGGACCTGCAGCTCCGGACGATCTGTCAGTCCTGAGAGAATGAACTCAGTCACCTCCGagtgatttcccttttccatctcctctgaaGAGAGATCAGGCAGCTGCAGAGTTGTGGGCAGGTGGATGGTGCGGAAAAAATTCCCCTTCTCTGTAATGAAGTAAGTGAACATAAATGGAGATCAGTTTCTTAATGGACATCAGTATCCGCTCAGGGAAGGTCTTAATCCACAGAAGCAGATGTTCACAGTTGGTCATTCCAGGTGTTTGATAAAATGCACACACTGTGCAAATACAATGACATGCAGGTTAATTATGCCCCTCACACAAAGACTCCTGTTCACTAATTCAAAAAGAAAACAGTGACTTGTGACGGTGCTCTGAGAGAATCAGTCTGAAGAGATTATTACTTAGCTAAAGAAGGGGTGAGAGTAAAGAA
Proteins encoded:
- the LOC120403425 gene encoding olfactory receptor 1038-like, whose product is MEKGNHSEVTEFILSGLTDRPELQVPLFGVFLLIYGVTLLGNGGMILLITIDHRLHTPMYFFLSNLSFCDLCFSLIISPKMLLNFLAERKSISYTECTVQLYFSIVFGDVECLLLAVMAYDRYVAICNPLLYTVTMSRQLCKQLVALLYAVGLVDSMINTFLIFRLSFCSSNIINHFFCDIPPLLALSCSDTRIKEIVMFVFSCCIIVSSLVTVLLSYVYIISTILQIRSAEGRRKAFSTCSFHLTAVALYFGTLLFMYIHPTSSYSMDTGKVATVFYTVVIPMLNPLIYSLRNTEVKDALRRAMNKLLTNS